The genomic stretch ACTCCCGCCCGGGCATCCCCGGCGAGTCCAGACTTCCGGGCGTGATCTGGCCTTCCATCACCCTCCCCCCAGTCGCTTTTGGGGGGAGGGTCGCGCGAAGCGCGGGGTGGGGGGCGGGATGCGGCGGACGCACGATCGTCCGCCCGCCGGGCCGGAATCTCCCCCGCGCGCTCCCGATCTCCCCACCGGCTCGTCCGGAAATCTCCCACGGAAGTTCTTCCAAACCCTGACGATCAAACCCCCACACGGAATCGTTTAATTCCGGGCGCTGGAGGGAAGGGCGTCACGAACCGGATTTCCTGGGGGGGTGCGATGGAGATGGGGATTCCTGCCGCGGTCCGCGCGCTGGTCGTGCTGCCGGGGCATGCGGATAGAGAGGCGCGCGTGGACGTCGACGAGGTGCCGTTCCGCGCGCGCGTGTTCCGGACGATGATGATGGCCGGCGTGTGGGGATCGATCTCCACGGCCATGTTCTTCGTCACCGTGTTCGACCCGTTCATGACCTCGATGCCGGTGCTGGTCGGCGCGGTCACCGTCTGGCGCAACTGGAAGGGGCGCTACCGCGTCCGCTCCTTCCACGGCGACTGCCCGCGCTGCGGCGTCGCCATCGAGGTGAAGCCGAACGCGCGCGTGGGCGTGCCGCACCCGCTGGTGTGCTACGCCTGCCACCACGAGCCGCAGCTCGTCCTGCGCGCCGCCTGAGCCGGGGGGCGACGATGAACGAGATCGAGCGCGAGAACCTGGCGGCGGCGCGCCGCTTCGTCGACGCGGTAGCCCGAGGCGCGTCACCCGAGGAGGTCGCGGCGTTCTTCACCGACGACGTGGTGGCGACCGAGTATCCCAATCCCGTTGTCCCCCGCGGCGCCACGCGCGGGCTGGCGGAGCTGCGCGAGGCGTCGGAGCGCGGGCGCAGGGTGATGTCGGCGCAGCGCTTCGACGTCCGCAACGCCGTCGCCTCGGGCGACTGGGTGGCGCTGGAGGCCGACTGGGCGGGCACGCTCGCCGTCCCGTTCGGCTCGCTGGCCGTGGGAGACGAGATGCGGGCGCACTTCGCGATGTTCATGCGCTTCCGCGACGGCCGCATCTGCGAGCAGCGCAACTACGACTGCTACGAGCCGTGGTGACGGTTCCGGTTCACCGATAAAGCCGCACTGCTCATCCGGGCGCCCGCGCGTGGCGTATACGCCGCAGCCGCGGATGTTTGGGACGCGCGGGCCACAATCCCGGTGCGGCACATCGTCCCCACCGGGCGGCCCGGACGGCGCGGGACGGTGGAAATTCGCGCCAATCCTCAGCATCTCCACCGGCACGCCGGTTGCCCTCTGGCCCGGCCGTGGAGGCGGCACTCCAGCCGGGCCGGCCTCCGCTCTTTTCCTCCCCGCCCTTTCATCTCGCCCGCTCTCCGGGCCCGCCAACGGAGGTTTCCATGTCCACGAACGCAGACGCACCGCCGCGGCCCCGACGCCGCAAGATCGCCGTCCCGCGCATGCTGCCGCGCGAGTTCTCGGGCG from Longimicrobium sp. encodes the following:
- a CDS encoding nuclear transport factor 2 family protein produces the protein MNEIERENLAAARRFVDAVARGASPEEVAAFFTDDVVATEYPNPVVPRGATRGLAELREASERGRRVMSAQRFDVRNAVASGDWVALEADWAGTLAVPFGSLAVGDEMRAHFAMFMRFRDGRICEQRNYDCYEPW